The proteins below are encoded in one region of Brassica napus cultivar Da-Ae chromosome A6, Da-Ae, whole genome shotgun sequence:
- the LOC106432417 gene encoding 60S ribosomal protein L3-1, producing MSHRKFEHPRHGSLGFLPRKRANRHRGKVKAFPKDDQSKPCKFTAFMGYKAGMTHIVRDVEKPGSKLHKKETCEAVTIIETPAMVVVGVVAYVKTPRGLRSLNTVWAQHLSEEVRRRFYKNWAKSKKKAFTGYAKQYETEEGKKGIQSQLEKMKKYGTVIRVLAHTQIRKMKGLKQKKAHMMEIQVNGGTIAQKVDFAYSFFEKQIPIDAVFQKDEMIDVIGVTKGKGYEGVVTRWGVTRLPRKTHRGLRKVACIGAWHPARVSYTVARAGQNGYHHRTELNKKIYRLGKVGQETHTAMTEYDRTEKDVTPMGGFAHYGVVKDDYLMIKGCCMGPKKRVVTLRQSLLTQTSRLAMEQINLKFIDTSSKMGHGKFQTTQEKNKFYGRASAKA from the exons ATGTCTCACAGGAAGTTTGAGCACCCAAGGCACGGGTCACTTGGTTTCCTTCCAAGGAAGAGAGCTAACCGTCACAGAGGaaaag TGAAGGCGTTCCCTAAGGATGACCAAAGCAAGCCTTGCAAGTTCACAGCCTTCATGGGATACAAGGCCGGTATGACCCACATTGTTAGAGATGTCGAGAAGCCCGGATCCA AGCTTCACAAGAAGGAGACCTGCGAGGCTGTCACCATCATTGAGACACCCGCCATGGTGGTCGTTGGTGTTGTTGCCTACGTCAAAACCCCCCGTGGCCTGAGGTCTCTCAACACCGTCTGGGCACAGCATTTGAGCGAGGAGGTCAGAAGAAGGTTCTACAAGAACTGGGCCAAGTCCAAGAAGAAGGCCTTCACTGGATACGCCAAGCAGTACGAAACCGAGGAAGGCAAGAAGGGCATCCAGTCTCAGCtcgagaagatgaagaagtacGGAACTGTCATCCGTGTCTTGGCCCACACGCAGATCAGGAAGATGAAGGGGTTGAAGCAGAAGAAGGCTCACATGATGGAGATCCAGGTCAACGGTGGTACCATTGCCCAGAAGGTCGACTTTGCCTACAGCTTCTTTGAGAAGCAGATTCCCATCGACGCTGTTTTCCAGAAGGATGAGATGATTGATGTGATTGGTGTGACCAAGGGTAAAGGTTACGAAGGTGTTGTGACTCGTTGGGGTGTGACTAGGCTTCCACGTAAGACTCACAGGGGTCTTCGTAAGGTTGCTTGTATCGGTGCATGGCATCCAGCTAGAGTGTCCTACACTGTGGCCAGAGCTGGTCAGAACGGTTACCATCACCGTACCGAGCTTAACAAGAAGATTTACAGGTTGGGCAAGGTTGGTCAGGAGACACACACTGCCATGACTGAATACGACAG GACCGAGAAGGATGTGACTCCGATGGGAGGATTCGCACACTATGGTGTGGTGAAGGATGACTACTTGATGATCAAGGGATGCTGCATGGGTCCAAAGAAGAGGGTTGTGACTCTTAGACAGTCACTACTCACTCAGACTTCCCGTCTTGCCATGGAGCAGATCAACCTCAAGTTTATCGACACTTCCTCAAAGATGGGACATGGCAAATTCCAGACTACCCAGGAAAAGAACAAGTTCTACGGCCGTGCCTCTGCCAAAGCTTAA
- the LOC106432418 gene encoding binding partner of ACD11 1-like gives MSMVTVKVSNVSLGATERELKEFFSFSGEIVYLEMQGENEGGSKLAYVTFKDLQGAETAVLLTGATIVDSSVTVTMSPDYQLPPDALASIESSKESDKSSSSSPPKEDVSVFRKAEDVVRNMISKGFILGKDAIAKAKSLDEKHQLTSTASAKVTSFDKRIGFTEKINTGTTAVSGKVKEVDQKFQVTEKTKSAIAAAEQTVSNAGSTIMKNRYVLTGTTWVAGAFEKVSKAAEEVGQKAKEKVGRAQEDEEKKKEVEEVASVHFSESPKALDQPEQDSKLSVSPKDLNQPEHDSKLSESKLQPHKQEETTPSVASGQP, from the exons ATGTCG ATGGTAACTGTCAAAGTTAGCAATGTTTCTCTAGGAGCCACAGAACGAGAACTCAAAgaattcttctctttctctggCGAGATTGTTTACCTAGAGATGCAAGG TGAGAATGAAGGAGGTTCTAAGCTAGCATATGTTACATTCAAAGATTTACAAGGAGCTGAGACCGCAGTTCTCCTCACT GGAGCGACAATTGTTGATTCATCGGTCACGGTCACAATGTCACCAGATTATCAACTACCTCCTGATGCGTTAGCTTCCATT GAATCATCGAAAGAGAGCgacaaatcatcatcatcatctcctccAAAGGAAGATGTATCTGTATTCAGAAAGGCTGAAGATGTCGTACGCAATATGATTTCGAAAGGGTTTATTCTTGGGAAAGACGCGATAGCTAAAGCAAAAAGCCTTGATGAGAAGCATCAGCTAACATCAACAGCTTCAGCTAAAGTCACATCCTTCGACAAGAGAATTGGGTTCACTGAGAAAATCAACACCGGGACAACTGCTGTGAGCGGGAAAGTCAAAGAAGTTGATCAGAAGTTTCAAGTCACTGAGAAAACCAAATCAGCAATCGCTGCGGCAGAGCAAACAGTGAGCAATGCTGGCTCCACCATAATGAAAAACCGGTATGTTTTGACTGGTACCACGTGGGTTGCTGGTGCGTTTGAGAAAGTGAGCAAAGCTGCTGAAGAAGTCGGACAAAAGGCGAAGGAGAAAGTTGGAAGGGctcaagaagatgaagagaagaaaaaagaggtTGAGGAAGTAGCTAGTGTTCATTTTTCTGAATCACCAAAGGCTTTAGACCAACCAGAACAAGATTCAAAACTCTCTGTATCACCAAAGGATTTAAACCAACCAGAACACGATTCAAAACTCTCTGAATCAAAGCTGCAACCGCATAAACAGGAGGAGACTACTCCAAGTGTTGCTTCGGGACAGCCTTGA
- the LOC106402106 gene encoding syntaxin-22-like: MSFQDLEAGKGRSRKINGGGGGRQDSTQAVASGIFQINTGVSTFQRLVNTLGTPKDTPELREKLHKTRLHIGQLVKDTSAKLKEASETDHRSGVNPSKKIADAKLAKDFQAVLKEFQKAQQTAAERETAYAPLVPPSAHPSSYTASEADKIPEQRAQVMESKRQELVLLDNEIAFNEAVIEEREQGIQEIHTQIGEVNEIFKDLAVLVNDQGVMIDDIGTHIDNSRAATAQGKSQLAQASKTQRSNSSLTCLLLVIFGIVLLIVIIVLAA, translated from the exons ATGAGTTTTCAAGATTTGGAAGCTGGCAAAGGAAGATCGAGGAAGATCaatggcggtggtggtggtcgtCAAGATTCAACGCAAGCCGTCGCTTCCGGTATCTTCCAGATCAATACCGGAGTCTCCACGTTTCAGCGGCTCGTTAACACGCTCGGTACTCCCAAAGACACGCCCGAGCTCCGTGAGAAGCT GCACAAGACAAGGTTGCATATTGGACAGCTTGTGAAGGATACTTCTGCTAAGCTTAAAGAAGCTAGTGAAACTGATCATCGAAGCGGTGTCAAT CCAAGTAAGAAGATTGCAGATGCTAAGCTTGCAAAGGACTTTCAAGCTGTGTTGAAAGAGTTTCAGAAAGCTCAGCAGACAGCTGCTGAAAGAGAAACCGCTTATGCTCCTCTCGTCCCTCCTTCTGCTCATCCCTCTAG CTATACAGCGAGTGAAGCTGATAAGATCCCAGAACAGCGGGCACAAGTTATGGAGTCAAAAAG GCAGGAACTTGTATTGTTAGACAACGAGATTGCGTTCAACGAAGCTGTGATCGAAGAAAGAGAGCAAGGGATACAAGAGATCCATACTCAAATTGGCGAGGTTAACGAAATATTCAAAGATCTTGCGGTTCTAGTTAACGACCAAGGAGTCATGATAG ATGATATTGGTACTCACATTGACAACTCTCGAGCTGCAACTGCTCAAGGAAAATCTCAGCTAGCTCAAGCCTCCAAAACACAAAGATCAAACTCATCTCTG ACGTGCTTGCTCTTGGTGATATTTGGCATTGTACTCCTGATCGTGATCATCGTACTTGCAGCTTGA
- the LOC106402104 gene encoding uncharacterized protein LOC106402104, whose translation MGSKRGRSVIAATFIFFSMSCLNSISTTQAGTSMLDSDTFCISDQYIMKSYFTTQSSLKESEFRNFLRLQQCSENIPYEKDVPVVAMLQHREVTGEGSHRHLLTTIKLLRQSHLHELVIVERLPLGVFADPFELQSLQQRRAFSDVSVFGDTDLEQPSFRSNRSVVEIHVEINGNGEISVELPLHARYQLIGESGYSRVEFGEPDLFLCSRHVPNQEHQQRRCLVLSVGRSKTQTRSVVWDIPAGIRSHTEYVSVITFVAAVLSAFSILVASVLSSKVESCKNTKEL comes from the exons ATGGGTAGCAAACGCGGGAGATCGGTGATagccgcgaccttcatcttcttctcgaTGTCATGTTTGAATTCCATCTCAACTACTCAG GCTGGAACAAGCATGTTAGATTCCGACACGTTTTGTATCTCCGACCAATACATCATGAAGTCTTACTTCACGACACAGAGCTCCTTAAAGGAGTCAGAGTTTCGAAACTTCCTGCGTCTTCAACAATGTTCTGAGAACATTCCTTATGAAAAAGATGTTCCTGTTGTAGCAATGCTACAACACAGAGAGGTAACAGGTGAAGGTTCGCATCGTCATCTACTTACAACCATCAAGCTTCTTCGTCAGTCTCACCTTCACGAGCTTGTGATCGTTGAGCGTTTGCCTTTGGGTGTTTTTGCTGACCCTTTCGAGCTTCAGAGTCTTCAGCAACGCAGAG CTTTCAGTGATGTTTCTGTGTTTGGAGACACTGATCTCGAGCAGCCTTCGTTCAGATCAAACAGGTCTGTCGTTGAGATTCATGTCGAAATCAATGGGAATGGTGAAATCAGCGTTGAGCTTCCTTTACATGCTCGCTATCAG CTTATTGGGGAGAGTGGATACTCTAGAGTGGAGTTTGGAGAGCCAGACTTGTTCTTGTGCTCTAGACATGTACCAAACCAGGAACATCAACAGAGGAGATGTTTGGTTTTGTCAGTAGGCAGATCAAAGACCCAAACCAGATCCGTTGTCTGGGATATCCCTGCTGGAATCAGAAGTCATACAGAGTATGTTTCTGTTATTACATTTGTGGCTGCGGTTTTATCCGCATTTTCAATCCTTGTTGCATCTGTATTGAGCTCAAAGGTTGAATCATGTAAGAACACAAAGGAGCTTTGA
- the LOC106401951 gene encoding RNA-binding protein 34-like — MGKKTTTKEAKAEESQTQSGVFTTLFSGEAAEAGESSGFSSLFSDNNPFRRKKPDPEPNVDNDKEEEATASPVKAKKSKKVKTLASDSDAEGDVEGSGLESKRKKRKRDEIESEYETKKYGTVEETTKKVGEKRKKADEVADTMVSKEGFDDESKLLRTVFVGNLPLKVKKKLILKEFSKFGEVESVRIRSVPIVDSKRTRKGAIMLKQINEKASSVHAYVVFETEQSAEASLALNMSLIDGNHIRVDRACPPRKKLKGEGQDTLLYDSKRTVFIGNLPFDVKDEEVYQLFTGKSNLENNLEAVRVIRDPHLNIGKGIAYVLFKTKEAANLVIKKGYLKLRERELRISRAKPDATPSKRKTNPSEAYSPAEKRQHKDKVVTPTATGKANISYQGVRASKSGDDDKKKPYQKSPAQSKMRPRSSSSEGNKGADSKSAVKQRSQKRPAVAARKAKANAKGSKESGGKKFAGTKRKQESRTPESFSKKKKTKRV, encoded by the exons ATGGGGAAGAAGACAACAACGAAGGAGGCGAAAGCCGAAGAATCTCAGACCCAATCAGGGGTCTTCACCACTCTCTTCTCCGGCGAGGCTGCTGAAGCCGGAGAAAGCTCTGGCTTTTCGAGTCTCTTCTCCGACAACAACCCTTTCCGGCGAAAGAAGCCTGACCCAGAACCTAATGTCGATAACGACAAGGAGGAGGAAGCAACAGCTTCGCCCGTGAAGGCGAAGAAATCCAAAAAGGTGAAAACTTTGGCTTCAGATTCCGACGCCGAGGGTGATGTTGAGGGAAGTGGGTTGGAgtcgaagaggaagaagaggaagagagacgAGATTGAGAGCGAGTACGAGACGAAGAAGTACGGAACCGTGGAGGAGACGACGAAGAAGGTTGgtgagaagaggaagaaagcTGATGAAGTGGCGGACACGATGGTTTCGAAGGAAGGGTTTGACGACGAGAGTAAGCTTCTTAGAACTGTCTTCGTTGGGAACTTGCCCTTGAAGGTTAAGAAGAAGCTTATCTTGAAGGAGTTTAGTAAGTTCGGTGAGGTTGAATCCGTGAGGATACGCTCTGTGCCTATTGTCGAT tCGAAGAGGACGAGGAAAGGAGCTATCATGTTGAAGCAAATCAACGAGAAAGCCTCAAG TGTTCATGCTTATGTTGTGTTTGAGACTGAGCAATCTGCTGAAGCTTCTTTGGCTCTTAACATGTCTCTG ATTGATGGGAATCATATCCGTGTGGATAGAGCATGTCCACCTCGtaagaagctgaaaggtgaagGTCAGGATACTCTTTTGTATGATTCTAAGAGGACAGTCTTTATAGGCAATCTCCCTTTTGACGTTAAG GATGAGGAGGTGTATCAGTTGTTTACTGGGAAGAGCAATCTAGAGAACAATCTAGAAGCTGTTCGTGTTATTAGAGATCCTCACCTGAACATTGGAAAAGGAATAGCTTACGTCTTGTTTAAAACAAAG GAAGCTGCAAATCTTGTGATCAAGAAAGGGTATTTGAAGCTTAGAGAAAGAGAGTTGCGTATCTCTCGAGCCAAGCCTGATGCAACACCATCGAAGAGAAAGACCAATCCCTCTGAAGCTTACTCTCCAGCTGAGAAAAGACAACACAAGGACAAAGTGGTCACACCAACTGCCACCGGGAAGGCTAATATTTCGTATCAAGGTGTACGAGCTTCAAAATCCGGTGATGATGATAAGAAGAAGCCTTATCAGAAAAGCCCTGCGCAGTCAAAGATGAGACCTAGAAGTAGCAGCAGTGAAGGCAACAAGGGTGCTGATAGTAAGAGTGCTGTGAAGCAGCGAAGTCAGAAGCGGCCTGCCGTTGCTGCAAGGAAAGCGAAAGCAAACGCGAAAGGCTCAAAAGAGAGCGGTGGTAAGAAATTTGCAGGGACTAAGCGTAAACAAGAAAGCAGAACTCCTGAAAGCTTctctaagaagaagaaaacaaagcgGGTTTAG
- the LOC106398592 gene encoding transcription factor bHLH28-like — protein MNLLNSDDALLMINTLLNSSDLWPLAPANLSQLPLATTAINSSSDLWPYVPANFGQIQYEESNISASAVKLEDSAHFAKTRPEKKRGRRPTHGREEPMNHVEAERLRREKLNQRFYALRALLPNVTKKEKASILEDTVTYINELKLNAENAETEKNAIENQLNELKEKIAGRRNGSSSVCSGGEKTPEIEVKIDVKVMDRDALIRLESSKNNHPGARLMNAFMDLEVEVNHASISVMNDLMIQQVTVKMGSRVYKQEQLRDLLLSKIN, from the coding sequence ATGAATCTCCTGAACTCCGATGATGCGTTATTAATGATTAACACTTTATTGAACTCCTCCGATTTGTGGCCATTAGCTCCGGCGAATCTCAGCCAGCTGCCACTAGCTACGACGGCGATTAACTCCTCCTCTGATTTGTGGCCATATGTTCCGGCGAATTTCGGCCAGATCCAGTACGAGGAAAGCAACATTTCAGCCAGCGCCGTAAAACTCGAGGACTCGGCTCACTTTGCCAAAACGAGGCCGGAAAAGAAACGTGGGAGAAGACCGACGCACGGCAGAGAAGAGCCGATGAACCACGTGGAAGCCGAGCGGTTGAGACGCGAGAAGCTAAACCAGCGGTTCTACGCGTTACGAGCGCTTCTGCCAAACGTAACGAAAAAAGAAAAGGCGTCGATACTTGAAGACACGGTTACGTACATTAACGAACTGAAACTAAACGCGGAAAACGCTGAAACGGAGAAAAACGCGATTGAGAACCAGCTCAACGAACTCAAGGAAAAGATAGCAGGAAGGAGAAACGGGAGTTCTAGCGTTTGTAGCGGCGGGGAAAAGACGCCGGAGATTGAGGTGAAGATCGACGTGAAGGTTATGGATCGTGATGCGCTGATTAGACTGGAGTCGAGCAAGAACAACCATCCTGGAGCGAGACTGATGAATGCGTTTATGGATTTGGAGGTAGAAGTGAACCACGCGAGCATCTCGGTGATGAACGATCTCATGATTCAACAAGTGACGGTGAAGATGGGGTCGAGGGTTTACAAGCAAGAGCAGCTTCGGGACTTGTTGTTGTCAAAGATTAATTAG